Proteins encoded together in one Quercus lobata isolate SW786 chromosome 3, ValleyOak3.0 Primary Assembly, whole genome shotgun sequence window:
- the LOC115982933 gene encoding protein NRT1/ PTR FAMILY 2.13-like translates to MALEVKKQQSASSSSWSFCNMKCLQIIPSRLSSSEEEQQQQQQRDGKVLSDSDTKQRKPGGWKAMPFILGNETFERMASFGLLANFMVYLTRELHMDQVSAANILNLWFGVSNFAPLLGAFISDSYVGRFRTIAFGSFALFLGMLTVTLTVWLPELHPPQCTKQLQKLGQCIGPTKAQLGILIMGLGFVSIGSGGVRPCSIPFGVDQFDPTSDEGRKGINSFFNWYYTTFTVILLFTQTVVVYIQDSVSWVIGFGMPTLCMLFSIILFFIGTKIYVHVKAEGSPLSGIFQVLSAAYKKRGIKLPLDSEVGPIFYDPPLKGIVLTKLSLTNNYRFLNKAAMVLEEDELKPDGTCVNPWRLCTIQQVEEVKCLIRIIPIWSAGIISLISMTQQGTFTVSQALKMDRHLGPHFQIPAGSMGIISSITIGLWLPFYDRFLIPALRKITNHDGGITLLQRIGIGIVFSILSMVVAGLIERVRRASAVLHPQPLGVAPMSVMWLAPQLILMGFCEAFNIIGQIEFFNRQFPEHMRSIGNSLFSCSFAGASYLSSVLVTIVHHATRTKSRPDWLTNDINVGRLDYYYFVIAGMGVLNLIYFVYCAKNYSYRGSLQKEDEPYVDVELSSIKA, encoded by the exons ATGGCTCTTGAGGTTAAGAAGCAACAGTCAGCAAGCTCATCATCTTGGTCATTCTGCAACATGAAATGCTTACAAATCATACCTTCAAGATTATCATCATCAGAAGaggaacaacaacaacagcaacaaaggGATGGCAAAGTCTTATCAGATTCAGATACAAAGCAAAGAAAGCCTGGTGGTTGGAAGGCTATGCCCTTCATCttag GAAATGAAACGTTTGAAAGGATGGCATCTTTTGGATTGTTGGCGAACTTTATGGTGTATTTGACCAGAGAGCTTCACATGGATCAAGTTTCTGCAGCCAATATTCTTAACCTATGGTTTGGTGTCTCAAATTTTGCACCCTTGCTTGGTGCCTTCATCTCTGATTCCTATGTGGGCCGCTTCAGGACTATTGCTTTTGGATCCTtcgcattattttta GGAATGCTGACTGTGACTTTAACGGTCTGGCTGCCAGAGCTTCATCCTCCACAATGCACCAAACAGTTGCAAAAATTGGGTCAATGCATAGGTCCAACCAAAGCTCAACTGGGTATTCTAATAATGGGTCTTGGCTTTGTGTCCATAGGCTCAGGTGGGGTTAGGCCATGTAGCATTCCTTTTGGTGTGGACCAGTTTGATCCAACTTCTgatgaaggaagaaaaggaatCAACAGCTTCTTCAATTGGTACTACACCACATTCACAGTGATCTTGTTGTTCACTCAAACTGTTGTGGTTTATATCCAAGACTCTGTTAGCTGGGTCATTGGCTTTGGCATGCCAACCTTGTGCATGTTGTTCTCAATCATATTATTCTTCATTGGAACAAAGATTTATGTGCATGTCAAAGCAGAAGGAAGCCCACTTTCTGGCATTTTTCAAGTTCTTTCTGCAGCTTATAAGAAGCGTGGGATTAAGCTTCCATTGGACAGTGAAGTAGGTCCAATCTTTTATGATCCTCCATTGAAGGGGATTGTATTGACAAAGCTTTCTCTCACCAACAATTATAG ATTCTTAAACAAAGCTGCAATGGTATTAGAAGAGGATGAACTAAAGCCCGATGGGACTTGTGTGAATCCATGGAGGCTCTGCACCATCCAGCAGGTCGAAGAGGTTAAATGTTTGATTAGAATCATCCCAATTTGGTCTGCTGGAATCATTAGCCTCATTTCCATGACACAACAAGGAACATTCACTGTGTCACAAGCCCTTAAAATGGATCGTCACCTTGGACCACACTTCCAAATCCCAGCAGGCTCAATGGGAATCATATCATCCATCACAATAGGGCTATGGCTCCCATTCTATGATCGATTCCTAATACCAGCCCTTAGAAAAATCACAAATCATGATGGCGGAATCACACTTCTCCAAAGAATTGGAATTGGGATTGTGTTTTCAATTCTATCAATGGTTGTAGCTGGATTGATTGAAAGGGTAAGAAGGGCCTCAGCTGTGTTGCACCCACAACCCTTAGGGGTTGCACCAATGTCAGTCATGTGGCTAGCACCACAGCTTATTTTGATGGGGTTTTGCGAGGCTTTCAATATCATTGGACAGATTGAATTCTTTAACAGGCAGTTTCCTGAGCACATGAGAAGCATTGGGAATTCACTTTTTTCTTGTTCCTTTGCTGGAGCTAGCTACCTGAGTAGCGTTTTGGTCACCATTGTTCATCATGCCACCAGAACAAAAAGCAGGCCTGATTGGTTGACCAATGATATTAACGTTGGAAGATTGGATTATTACTACTTCGTTATTGCAGGGATGGGAGTCCtgaatttgatatattttgtataCTGTGCTAAAAATTATAGTTATAGGGGCAGTTTGCAAAAGGAAGATGAGCCTTATGTGGATGTGGAACTTAGTTCGATCAAAGCCTAA